From a single Bryobacter aggregatus MPL3 genomic region:
- a CDS encoding glycosyltransferase family 87 protein, protein MRNTPSTFNSFLRWAGVGLVVLISVVFYSAMAIVFHKNTLVNDFLGFYAAGAQLNAGDGARLHDHRVQKEYQEKVQPAMTVVVPFPRPRYYAEIFRPLAKFPEEQALWIWQGVQILGLLGTWWLLVLRYQAEILMLTAFFFPLPAGIAHGQDTGWMTFLAALSVYLYQSGYAFWSGAILALCLAKWHLLLLVPVAMVLGRQWALLQGFLGVSVLTLGLDFALDGVAGWESYIALLRRQDLDRMTPGLTLMPNLQGLFANLGIGSLWWVGLIFVLGCFAVCALRLPWPKALLAAQLGAILAVPHSFQYDLAFTLFPLVVLLSEGATGAVKWAGFLLLVPPLYLSTAFPPPWAGILALIPVVLLTGMAMQSAAGLLQRKRAQAAA, encoded by the coding sequence ATGAGGAATACTCCTAGTACGTTTAATTCCTTCCTGCGCTGGGCTGGGGTTGGTTTGGTGGTGTTGATCTCCGTGGTGTTCTACAGCGCGATGGCGATTGTGTTCCACAAAAACACCCTGGTCAACGATTTTCTGGGCTTTTATGCGGCAGGGGCGCAGTTGAATGCGGGGGATGGCGCCCGTCTGCATGATCACCGGGTCCAAAAGGAGTACCAGGAGAAGGTACAACCAGCGATGACGGTTGTGGTTCCCTTTCCCCGGCCACGCTATTATGCCGAGATCTTCCGGCCGCTCGCGAAGTTCCCGGAGGAACAGGCTTTGTGGATCTGGCAGGGAGTGCAGATTCTGGGCCTGCTGGGCACCTGGTGGCTGCTGGTGCTGCGCTACCAAGCTGAGATCCTCATGCTGACCGCGTTCTTCTTTCCGCTGCCCGCGGGTATTGCCCATGGCCAGGACACCGGATGGATGACCTTTCTGGCCGCTCTGAGCGTGTATTTGTACCAGAGCGGCTATGCGTTTTGGTCGGGAGCTATCCTGGCACTCTGTCTGGCCAAGTGGCATCTTTTGCTCCTGGTACCGGTGGCTATGGTACTTGGCAGGCAGTGGGCGCTGCTCCAGGGCTTTCTAGGGGTGTCGGTGCTGACGCTTGGCTTGGATTTTGCTCTCGATGGTGTGGCCGGGTGGGAGAGCTACATTGCACTGCTCCGGCGGCAGGATCTGGATCGAATGACTCCCGGGCTCACCCTGATGCCGAATCTGCAGGGTTTATTTGCCAATCTGGGAATCGGATCGTTGTGGTGGGTGGGATTGATCTTTGTCTTGGGGTGCTTTGCCGTCTGTGCCTTGCGCCTGCCTTGGCCCAAGGCCCTGTTAGCGGCACAACTCGGCGCGATTCTTGCCGTGCCACATTCATTCCAGTATGATCTGGCGTTTACGCTGTTTCCGTTGGTGGTTTTGCTGAGCGAGGGTGCGACGGGAGCAGTGAAATGGGCCGGATTCCTGTTACTGGTGCCGCCTCTTTACTTATCGACCGCATTTCCGCCGCCCTGGGCTGGGATTCTGGCTTTGATCCCCGTGGTGCTCCTCACCGGGATGGCGATGCAAAGCGCGGCCGGGCTGCTACAAAGGAAAAGGGCCCAAGCCGCAGCTTGA
- the gyrA gene encoding DNA gyrase subunit A, giving the protein MKRSYLDYAMSVIIGRALPDIRDGLKPVHRRILFSMNEMGLQFNRPTRKCARVCGDVLGKYHPHGEGSVYDALVRMAQPFSLRYPLITGQGNFGSVDGDPPAAMRYTEAKLSKIAGQLMDDLDKETVDFKPNFDETEQEPEYFPTVVPNLLLNGSSGIAVGMATNIPPHNLTEVMKGLIAMVDNPKITLPEMLQLITGPDFPTGGLILGRQGIYDCYTRGRGSIKMRAKAFTEKLGKDRESIVITEIPFQVNKAKLITDIAALVNEKKIDGISDVRDESDREGMRIVLELKRNEHPEVILNQLYKMTQMQMNFGAIMLAIVNGQPRELGLLDILKHFIEHRAEVVRRRTDFLLRKARDREHILLGFKKALDNLDRIIELIRAAKNPREARDGLITEFEFSDRQAQAIIELQLQRLTGMEQQKILDELAEIQRRIAEYLEILGSEKVLRALIVKEFQEVLDTFGDDRRTEIIEDTGEINIEDLVQVEDVAVTVTRGGYLKRTTVDTYRRQTRGGKGRIGMGTRAEDVVEHLIIASTHDYLLIFTSKGRVYWLKVYNIPDAGTVGKGKNINGLINLQPDEEVKAFLPVKQFTADRFIVMVTKYGVIKRTELTDFSNPMARGIIACTLDENDELISAKISNGQNQIFLASREGMAARFGEEEVRSMGRQARGVTAMKLEKDDYLISAEVVDESALMLAISENGFGKRTKLTDYRHSGRAVKGVINMKVTNKTGKVVATMPIKEDSDVMIITKDGQIIRIESMKIRQSGRSAQGVKLVDVNEGDKVASAGAIPESDEHQPDDAQGSLLKD; this is encoded by the coding sequence ATGAAGCGGTCTTATCTCGACTATGCGATGAGCGTCATCATCGGGCGTGCCCTGCCCGATATCCGCGACGGACTGAAGCCTGTACACCGGCGCATTCTCTTCTCGATGAACGAGATGGGCCTGCAGTTCAACCGCCCCACGCGCAAATGCGCGCGTGTCTGTGGCGACGTCTTGGGTAAGTACCACCCGCACGGCGAAGGCTCCGTCTATGACGCTCTCGTCCGCATGGCGCAGCCCTTCTCCTTGCGCTATCCCTTGATCACCGGCCAAGGCAACTTTGGCTCGGTCGACGGCGACCCGCCCGCCGCCATGCGTTATACCGAAGCAAAGCTCTCGAAAATCGCCGGCCAGTTGATGGACGATCTCGATAAGGAAACCGTCGACTTCAAACCGAACTTCGACGAAACCGAGCAAGAGCCGGAATACTTCCCCACCGTCGTCCCTAACCTGCTGTTGAACGGTTCCTCGGGCATCGCCGTCGGCATGGCCACCAACATCCCTCCACACAACCTGACGGAAGTGATGAAGGGCCTGATCGCGATGGTGGACAACCCGAAGATCACCCTGCCTGAGATGCTCCAGCTCATCACCGGGCCGGACTTCCCCACCGGCGGCCTCATCCTCGGCCGTCAGGGCATCTACGACTGCTACACGCGCGGCCGCGGCTCCATCAAGATGCGCGCCAAGGCCTTTACCGAGAAGCTCGGCAAAGACCGCGAGAGCATTGTCATCACCGAGATCCCCTTCCAGGTGAACAAAGCGAAGCTGATCACCGATATCGCCGCCCTGGTCAATGAGAAGAAGATCGACGGCATCTCCGACGTCCGCGACGAGAGTGACCGCGAGGGCATGCGCATTGTCCTCGAACTGAAGCGCAACGAACATCCCGAAGTCATCCTGAACCAGTTGTACAAGATGACGCAGATGCAGATGAATTTTGGCGCGATCATGCTCGCCATCGTCAATGGCCAGCCGCGTGAGCTGGGGCTGCTCGACATCCTCAAGCACTTTATCGAGCATCGCGCCGAAGTGGTCCGTCGCAGAACCGACTTCTTGCTGCGCAAGGCGCGCGATCGCGAACACATCTTGCTCGGCTTCAAGAAGGCGCTCGACAACCTCGACCGCATCATCGAACTGATCCGTGCCGCCAAGAACCCGCGCGAAGCCCGCGACGGCCTGATCACCGAATTTGAGTTCTCCGACCGCCAAGCCCAGGCGATCATCGAACTGCAACTCCAGCGCCTCACCGGCATGGAACAGCAGAAGATCCTCGATGAGCTCGCTGAAATTCAGCGCCGCATTGCGGAATATCTTGAAATCCTCGGCAGCGAGAAGGTACTGCGCGCCCTGATCGTCAAGGAATTCCAGGAAGTGCTCGACACCTTCGGCGACGACCGCCGTACGGAAATTATCGAAGACACCGGCGAGATCAATATTGAAGATCTGGTGCAGGTGGAAGACGTCGCCGTCACCGTGACGCGCGGCGGCTATCTGAAGCGCACCACGGTCGACACCTATCGCCGCCAGACCCGCGGCGGCAAGGGCCGCATCGGCATGGGCACCCGCGCCGAAGACGTTGTCGAGCATCTGATCATCGCCTCGACTCACGATTACCTGTTGATCTTCACCTCCAAGGGCCGTGTGTATTGGTTGAAGGTGTACAACATCCCCGATGCCGGCACCGTCGGCAAGGGCAAGAACATCAACGGCCTGATCAATCTGCAGCCAGACGAAGAAGTGAAGGCCTTCCTGCCCGTGAAGCAATTCACCGCGGACCGCTTCATTGTGATGGTGACCAAATATGGCGTCATCAAGCGTACCGAGCTGACAGACTTCAGCAACCCGATGGCCCGCGGCATCATTGCCTGCACTCTCGACGAAAACGACGAACTGATCTCGGCCAAGATCTCGAACGGTCAGAACCAGATCTTCCTCGCTTCCCGCGAAGGCATGGCCGCCCGCTTCGGTGAAGAAGAAGTCCGCTCGATGGGCCGTCAGGCGCGCGGCGTCACCGCCATGAAGCTCGAGAAGGACGACTACCTGATCTCCGCCGAAGTGGTGGACGAATCAGCGCTCATGCTCGCCATCTCAGAGAACGGCTTCGGCAAGCGCACCAAGCTCACCGACTACCGCCACTCCGGACGCGCCGTCAAGGGCGTGATCAACATGAAGGTGACCAACAAGACCGGCAAGGTGGTCGCCACTATGCCGATCAAGGAAGACTCCGACGTGATGATCATCACCAAGGATGGCCAGATCATTCGCATCGAGTCGATGAAGATCCGCCAGAGTGGCCGTAGCGCTCAGGGCGTCAAACTCGTCGATGTCAATGAAGGCGATAAGGTCGCCAGCGCGGGAGCCATTCCCGAGTCTGACGAACATCAGCCCGACGATGCGCAGGGTAGCCTGCTGAAGGATTAG
- the lexA gene encoding transcriptional repressor LexA has translation MALTRRQKDLLDFLATFIEKNGYSPSYEEIASGMDLTSLATVHKHIHSLETKGYLKRGFNQSRSLEIASKFLEERRSYSGTPRPTELEVPLLGRIAAGMPVESVSNPETLAFRDFMGDASTYALEVRGDSMIEDHICSGDFVLVEKVNQVRDGDIVVALVDGMETTLKRFYREAGEVIRLQPANATMEPIRVSQDSVHVQGRVLAVLRKY, from the coding sequence ATGGCTCTGACCCGTCGTCAAAAAGATCTGCTCGATTTTCTGGCTACTTTTATCGAGAAGAATGGCTATTCGCCCAGCTATGAGGAGATCGCCTCCGGAATGGATCTGACGTCGTTGGCTACGGTGCATAAGCATATCCATTCGCTGGAAACAAAAGGCTATCTGAAGCGCGGCTTCAATCAGAGCCGTTCGTTGGAGATCGCTTCCAAATTTCTTGAAGAACGGCGGAGCTATTCCGGGACGCCGCGTCCGACGGAGCTGGAAGTGCCGCTATTGGGCCGCATTGCCGCCGGGATGCCTGTCGAGAGCGTTTCGAATCCGGAAACCCTTGCGTTTCGCGATTTCATGGGCGATGCGAGCACCTACGCACTAGAAGTGCGTGGCGATTCGATGATCGAAGACCACATCTGCAGCGGCGATTTTGTTCTGGTGGAAAAGGTAAACCAGGTGCGCGATGGCGACATCGTCGTGGCTCTGGTGGATGGCATGGAAACGACGCTGAAGCGTTTCTACCGGGAAGCAGGAGAGGTCATCCGGCTCCAGCCTGCCAATGCGACGATGGAGCCGATCCGTGTTTCCCAGGACAGCGTTCATGTCCAGGGCAGGGTCCTCGCCGTGCTTCGGAAATACTAG
- a CDS encoding serine hydrolase domain-containing protein, giving the protein MLQTLVFLAAMQAADLNTLANIKPRMQSHVDRGGISGTVTLVLEKGQPVHFETTGLADIENKKPMRKDSIFQIMSMTKPLTGVAAMMMVEEGKLNLNDPVAKYLPEFADKPGVLVRHLMTHTSGMAADPPGERKEWQYSMKTTLADAVKFYATVPLLQEPGTKWVYSNMALATLGRLVEVRSGMKYEDFVAKRLLQPLGMKDSFYFPPADKKDRIVVNYCSKEGKLSPCPHTTLGGDSREMRAGATYSAPEFGLYSTAEDLSHFYQMMLNGGVWGGKRLLSKASIHAMTIVQTGDLKAGHNPGTGFGLTWEVVRDPAGAAMLWSEGTFGHGGAFGTHGWVDPSKGLVGVFLVQGGSGASEAKANFIAMSSASAN; this is encoded by the coding sequence ATGCTCCAAACTCTCGTTTTTCTTGCGGCGATGCAGGCCGCTGACCTCAATACGTTGGCCAATATCAAGCCCAGGATGCAGAGCCATGTCGATCGCGGCGGGATCAGCGGGACGGTAACCCTGGTGCTCGAAAAGGGGCAACCCGTTCATTTTGAGACAACTGGCCTGGCCGATATCGAAAACAAGAAGCCGATGCGCAAGGATTCGATTTTCCAGATCATGTCGATGACCAAGCCGCTGACCGGAGTGGCCGCGATGATGATGGTGGAGGAAGGCAAGCTGAATCTGAATGATCCGGTGGCGAAGTATCTGCCGGAATTTGCCGACAAACCGGGCGTGCTGGTGCGCCACCTCATGACGCATACCTCCGGGATGGCTGCCGACCCGCCGGGCGAGCGCAAGGAATGGCAGTACTCGATGAAAACGACGCTTGCCGATGCGGTGAAGTTCTATGCGACGGTGCCCTTGCTGCAGGAGCCGGGCACGAAGTGGGTGTACTCGAACATGGCGCTTGCTACGCTCGGCCGGCTGGTGGAGGTACGGAGTGGCATGAAGTACGAAGACTTTGTGGCCAAGCGTCTGCTGCAGCCGCTGGGGATGAAAGACAGCTTTTACTTCCCGCCTGCTGACAAGAAGGATCGCATTGTCGTGAACTATTGCTCGAAGGAAGGCAAGTTGTCTCCCTGCCCGCATACGACGCTGGGTGGCGATTCGCGCGAGATGAGGGCCGGCGCGACCTATTCTGCCCCGGAATTTGGTCTGTACTCGACGGCCGAGGACTTGTCGCACTTCTACCAGATGATGCTGAATGGCGGCGTCTGGGGTGGCAAGCGGCTGCTGTCGAAGGCGAGTATCCATGCGATGACCATTGTCCAGACGGGCGATCTGAAGGCCGGGCACAATCCGGGCACCGGATTCGGACTCACCTGGGAAGTGGTGCGGGATCCGGCTGGAGCGGCGATGCTGTGGTCCGAGGGGACTTTCGGACATGGCGGTGCTTTCGGGACGCATGGCTGGGTCGATCCCAGCAAAGGACTGGTGGGAGTGTTTCTGGTGCAGGGCGGATCGGGCGCTAGCGAGGCGAAAGCGAATTTCATTGCGATGAGTTCCGCCTCGGCGAATTAA
- the larE gene encoding ATP-dependent sacrificial sulfur transferase LarE, protein MASLVAIAGTLESKKKLDPEQLLPKEQHLVALLRDMKRVLIAYSGGTDSAYLAWAAKIALGEEAVAITADSPSIPESHKRDAVAFAQAHGIRHEMIPTSEFENPDYVANNPDRCFHCKDELFRVMDQIATQRGFEHIVYGVNVDDLGDYRPGQSAAKLHQVKSPLVDAGMSKAEIRELSRLAGLETWDRPAAACLSSRIPYGTAVTPERIQVIEQGEEQVKALGFRQFRVRYHESLVRIEISPEELDLALNRSCAEALTKIFKSLGFHYVTLDLEGYRQGSLNAGLSPKMSIT, encoded by the coding sequence ATGGCAAGTCTGGTGGCGATCGCAGGCACCCTGGAGAGCAAAAAGAAGTTGGACCCCGAGCAACTGCTCCCCAAAGAGCAGCATCTGGTCGCGCTGTTGCGGGACATGAAGCGGGTTCTCATCGCGTACTCCGGTGGAACGGATTCCGCCTATCTCGCCTGGGCTGCAAAGATTGCGCTCGGAGAGGAAGCCGTCGCGATCACCGCGGACTCCCCGTCGATCCCCGAATCACACAAACGGGACGCCGTCGCCTTCGCTCAGGCGCACGGCATCCGGCACGAAATGATTCCCACCAGCGAGTTTGAAAACCCGGACTACGTGGCCAACAATCCCGATCGTTGCTTCCACTGCAAAGACGAGCTCTTTCGTGTGATGGATCAAATTGCCACCCAGCGCGGTTTTGAGCACATCGTCTACGGCGTCAATGTCGATGACTTGGGCGACTACCGGCCCGGCCAGAGCGCCGCCAAACTCCACCAGGTGAAATCGCCGCTGGTCGATGCAGGCATGAGCAAAGCCGAAATCCGCGAGCTTTCACGCTTGGCGGGCCTCGAGACCTGGGACCGTCCCGCCGCCGCCTGCCTCAGCTCCAGAATCCCCTACGGCACCGCAGTCACCCCCGAACGAATTCAGGTAATTGAGCAGGGAGAGGAACAGGTAAAAGCCTTAGGCTTCCGGCAATTCCGGGTCCGGTACCATGAATCGTTAGTACGGATTGAAATTTCTCCTGAGGAATTGGACCTCGCCCTCAACCGATCTTGTGCCGAGGCGCTGACAAAGATCTTTAAGTCCCTTGGTTTTCATTACGTTACTCTCGATTTGGAAGGTTACCGGCAGGGTTCTTTGAACGCAGGCCTTAGCCCTAAAATGAGTATTACCTAG
- a CDS encoding YncE family protein, translated as MLYQLVVLGALAAYAQMPPVIDPKNIYSETSVGKLKESVKRFPSLIYIPHTRDNTVWVYDPAKKQFINKFSVGKGKNVEPQHVVPSWDMQRIFATNDLNDTLAEIDPMTGKLLKIHRVDDPYNMYYTPDGKYMVVMAERMRRIDLRDPNTLKLVKSIKVPCKGVNHADYSADGRYFIASCEFSGQLVKIDMVKYELMGTLDLPGGGMPQDTRVAPDGRTFYIADMMKHGMHVVDGDTFKLITFIPTGKGCHGLYPSRDAKQLYITNRGEGTISIMDFATRKLVDRWIIPGGGSPDMGGVSADGKMFWISGRYHKEIYGFDTTTGKLAERIKVGNGPHGLCVFPQPGRYSLGHTGNYR; from the coding sequence ATGCTGTATCAACTTGTGGTTCTGGGGGCGCTCGCGGCATACGCGCAGATGCCCCCCGTGATTGACCCGAAGAATATCTATTCCGAGACGAGTGTCGGAAAGCTGAAGGAAAGCGTCAAGCGCTTTCCTTCCCTGATCTATATCCCCCACACCCGCGACAACACGGTGTGGGTTTACGATCCTGCGAAAAAGCAGTTCATCAATAAATTCAGCGTCGGCAAGGGCAAGAACGTTGAGCCGCAGCATGTGGTTCCTTCCTGGGACATGCAGCGGATTTTCGCGACCAATGACCTGAACGACACGCTCGCCGAGATTGACCCGATGACCGGCAAGCTGCTGAAGATCCATCGCGTTGACGACCCCTACAACATGTATTACACCCCCGACGGCAAGTACATGGTGGTGATGGCCGAGCGCATGCGCCGCATCGACTTACGCGACCCGAACACCCTCAAGCTGGTCAAGAGCATCAAGGTACCCTGCAAGGGCGTCAACCATGCCGACTACTCTGCCGACGGCCGCTATTTCATTGCCAGCTGCGAGTTTTCCGGCCAGCTCGTCAAGATCGACATGGTGAAGTACGAACTGATGGGCACTCTCGATCTGCCCGGTGGCGGGATGCCGCAGGATACACGAGTCGCCCCCGACGGACGCACTTTCTATATCGCCGACATGATGAAGCATGGGATGCACGTTGTCGACGGCGACACCTTCAAGCTCATCACCTTTATCCCCACCGGCAAAGGCTGCCATGGCCTGTATCCCAGCCGCGACGCGAAGCAGTTGTACATCACCAATCGCGGCGAGGGCACCATCTCGATCATGGACTTCGCCACGCGCAAGCTCGTCGACCGTTGGATCATTCCTGGTGGCGGATCGCCGGACATGGGCGGGGTCTCTGCCGACGGGAAAATGTTCTGGATCTCCGGCCGTTACCACAAAGAAATTTATGGTTTCGACACGACAACCGGCAAACTGGCAGAACGCATCAAGGTCGGCAATGGGCCGCACGGCTTGTGCGTCTTCCCACAACCTGGTCGCTATTCGCTTGGCCACACCGGCAACTACCGCTGA
- the rsgA gene encoding ribosome small subunit-dependent GTPase A, producing MNLESIGWQDHFARQMDASDRFTPGRVAQSQRDRYLVWTEAGAVQATISGTLRQQSDPLWPITGDWVLLSEGNSILRVLERKSLIARKDPGGGLRPQILATNIDVLFIVAGLDHDFNLRRLERYVVLAREGGVRPVILLNKADLSSEVESLAAQTRAVVGEIPVFAMSATEARGLDVLGQQMGTNETAAMVGSSGAGKSTILNRLLGEERQPTQSVRESDSRGFHTTTSRELFQLPQGWLLMDLPGIRELQLLSGETVVVATFEDILAAAVDCRFRDCRHEGEPGCAVVDRIDPTRLQAFHKLRHESEDQERELMLQAALIEKKRSKVLQKALRDAQR from the coding sequence ATGAATCTCGAATCAATTGGCTGGCAGGACCATTTTGCACGGCAAATGGACGCCAGCGACCGATTTACTCCTGGCCGCGTTGCGCAGTCGCAGCGCGATCGTTATCTGGTCTGGACCGAGGCGGGCGCAGTGCAGGCCACCATCAGCGGCACTCTACGCCAACAAAGCGATCCTTTATGGCCGATCACCGGCGATTGGGTTCTTTTGAGCGAAGGCAATTCGATTCTCCGCGTACTCGAGCGCAAGAGTCTGATTGCGCGGAAAGATCCGGGGGGCGGCTTAAGGCCACAGATTCTGGCGACCAACATCGATGTTCTGTTCATCGTGGCGGGCCTCGATCACGACTTCAACCTGCGCCGTCTTGAGCGTTATGTTGTGCTGGCCCGCGAGGGCGGCGTGCGACCGGTCATCCTTCTCAACAAAGCAGACCTTTCTTCTGAAGTAGAAAGCCTGGCGGCCCAGACGCGGGCCGTGGTGGGTGAGATTCCAGTGTTTGCGATGAGTGCGACGGAAGCGAGAGGACTCGACGTGCTCGGGCAGCAGATGGGCACCAACGAGACGGCGGCGATGGTGGGTTCGTCCGGAGCAGGGAAATCGACCATTCTGAACCGGCTTTTGGGAGAGGAGCGGCAGCCGACGCAGAGTGTGCGTGAGTCCGATAGCCGCGGCTTTCATACGACGACTTCCCGGGAATTATTTCAACTGCCACAGGGTTGGCTGCTGATGGATTTACCGGGGATTCGGGAACTGCAGCTTTTGAGCGGGGAGACGGTGGTGGTGGCGACCTTTGAAGACATTCTGGCGGCAGCGGTAGATTGCCGCTTTCGCGATTGCCGCCATGAGGGAGAGCCTGGATGCGCGGTAGTGGATCGGATCGATCCCACGCGCCTCCAGGCCTTCCATAAACTGCGTCACGAGAGCGAGGACCAGGAGCGGGAGTTGATGCTCCAGGCCGCGCTCATCGAGAAGAAGCGGAGTAAGGTACTGCAAAAAGCACTCCGCGATGCTCAGCGGTAG
- the folP gene encoding dihydropteroate synthase, whose protein sequence is MAIIRRNIDWKLKSRTLRLGQRTFIVAPIALSPSSDGTKNQDPERILARALQLDAQGADVIDLGAEPTRAEDTPLPAEEELKRLLPVLKRLKNKLNVPICVSTYKAAVADEVLKMGAEIINDPSGLTWEPILAKTIMNHDAGLILNHMRGRPNTWGKLPPAKDVIGVIAKDMDAAVHRALRAGIEKFRLVIDPGLSFGKRKEQNYEILGRLSVLGGIGVPVMVGPTKKLLVEKANERELEFAGAAGVTAAILSGAYIVRVHDLEAIKPVIAVADGILNQWR, encoded by the coding sequence ATGGCCATTATTCGACGGAACATTGACTGGAAATTGAAGTCGCGCACGCTGCGGCTTGGCCAGCGGACCTTTATCGTTGCCCCGATCGCTCTGTCGCCCTCGAGCGACGGCACGAAGAATCAGGATCCGGAGCGCATCCTCGCCCGCGCATTGCAACTGGACGCCCAAGGGGCCGACGTCATCGACCTTGGCGCCGAACCCACTCGCGCCGAAGACACGCCCCTGCCGGCGGAAGAAGAATTGAAGCGGCTGCTCCCTGTCCTGAAGCGCCTCAAGAACAAGCTGAATGTCCCCATCTGCGTCAGCACCTATAAGGCTGCCGTTGCCGATGAAGTGCTGAAGATGGGCGCCGAGATCATCAACGATCCCAGCGGCCTCACCTGGGAGCCGATCCTCGCCAAGACGATCATGAACCACGACGCGGGCCTGATCCTGAATCACATGCGTGGCCGCCCCAACACCTGGGGCAAGCTGCCGCCGGCCAAAGACGTCATCGGCGTCATTGCCAAGGACATGGACGCCGCCGTACACCGCGCGCTGCGCGCTGGCATTGAAAAATTCCGGCTGGTCATCGATCCGGGCCTGAGCTTTGGCAAGCGCAAGGAACAGAACTACGAGATCCTCGGCCGCCTCAGCGTACTCGGCGGCATCGGCGTGCCGGTGATGGTGGGACCGACCAAAAAGTTGCTGGTGGAGAAGGCCAATGAGCGCGAGCTCGAGTTCGCCGGAGCAGCAGGCGTGACGGCAGCAATTCTGAGCGGCGCCTACATCGTGCGCGTGCACGATCTGGAGGCAATCAAGCCCGTCATCGCGGTGGCGGACGGCATTCTCAACCAGTGGCGCTAA
- a CDS encoding cytochrome D1 domain-containing protein, with product MKALRHTALALSLLSSAAFSAPPEGGVLLVANKGDQTLGIIDPAAGKQVATVAENGITGHEVIASPDGKFAYVPIYGNSGVGKPGTDGKNMIVVDIATRKIVGNLDFGKGLRPHCPIIGPKDGLLYVTTENENTISVIDPKTLKIVGTIPTGQKESHMLALSNNGKRGYTANVGPGTVSVLDTISRKLITTIPISTNTQRISISVDDKYVFTADQTTPRLAVIDTATNKVTKWITLPESGYGTAPTPDGKFLVVAVPKANQVAIVDLAQMKVTKTIDLPSIPQMAVVRPDGKYAYVSCDVSGKVAAIRTSDWKVEKLIDAGKSADGLAWAGR from the coding sequence ATGAAAGCTCTTCGTCACACCGCCCTCGCACTGAGCCTGCTCAGTTCCGCCGCATTCTCCGCGCCTCCGGAAGGAGGCGTGCTGCTGGTGGCCAACAAGGGCGACCAGACTCTCGGCATCATCGACCCCGCCGCCGGCAAGCAAGTGGCCACCGTCGCCGAAAACGGCATCACGGGCCATGAGGTGATCGCCTCACCCGACGGTAAGTTCGCCTATGTGCCCATCTACGGCAACTCCGGCGTCGGCAAGCCTGGCACCGACGGCAAGAACATGATCGTCGTCGACATTGCCACGCGCAAGATCGTCGGCAATCTCGATTTCGGCAAGGGCCTGCGGCCGCATTGCCCGATCATCGGCCCCAAGGACGGTCTGCTCTACGTCACCACCGAGAATGAAAATACGATCTCGGTGATCGACCCTAAAACACTGAAAATCGTCGGCACCATCCCCACCGGACAGAAGGAATCGCACATGCTCGCCTTGTCCAACAACGGCAAGCGCGGCTACACGGCCAACGTCGGTCCGGGGACGGTTTCGGTACTCGACACGATCTCGCGCAAGCTGATCACGACGATTCCGATATCGACCAACACGCAGCGCATCTCGATCTCGGTCGACGACAAGTACGTCTTCACCGCAGACCAGACCACGCCGCGCCTGGCCGTGATCGATACAGCAACCAACAAGGTGACTAAATGGATCACGCTGCCCGAATCAGGCTACGGCACCGCGCCAACCCCCGATGGCAAGTTCCTGGTGGTTGCGGTACCCAAGGCAAACCAGGTCGCCATTGTCGACCTGGCGCAGATGAAGGTCACCAAGACCATTGACCTGCCCTCGATTCCGCAGATGGCGGTAGTACGTCCTGACGGTAAGTATGCCTACGTGTCCTGCGACGTCAGCGGCAAGGTCGCGGCCATCCGCACTTCCGATTGGAAAGTGGAGAAGCTGATCGACGCGGGTAAGTCCGCAGACGGGCTCGCTTGGGCCGGTCGCTAG
- a CDS encoding Flp family type IVb pilin, whose amino-acid sequence MNKLKNLVWNLRIIKDTKGQDLIEYALMAGFVAVAAGAIMPNVATSISTIFSKVASTMSGAANTGSAS is encoded by the coding sequence ATGAACAAACTTAAGAATCTGGTGTGGAACCTCCGCATCATCAAGGACACCAAGGGCCAGGACCTGATCGAATACGCTCTCATGGCGGGTTTCGTCGCGGTTGCAGCCGGTGCGATTATGCCGAACGTGGCCACCAGCATCAGCACGATCTTCAGCAAGGTTGCGAGCACGATGTCCGGCGCTGCCAACACTGGCTCGGCTTCCTAG
- a CDS encoding DUF5658 family protein has translation MVPTHTLFQSGSFVQFAYLQALDLLSTTAFLLNGVAEANPMVRWSMAVAPNPIGGLIAIKIAALGLAFWCLRMGRDRLLFKINIFFAGLVAWNLICLIISSHR, from the coding sequence ATGGTTCCCACACACACCCTATTCCAGAGCGGAAGCTTCGTTCAATTCGCATATTTGCAGGCGCTCGACCTGTTAAGCACGACAGCGTTTCTACTCAATGGAGTTGCGGAAGCAAACCCCATGGTCCGCTGGTCGATGGCTGTTGCCCCCAACCCGATCGGTGGGCTGATCGCGATCAAAATCGCGGCGCTGGGGCTCGCATTCTGGTGCCTCCGCATGGGCAGGGATCGGTTGCTCTTCAAGATCAACATCTTCTTCGCAGGACTTGTAGCCTGGAATCTGATCTGCCTGATCATTTCAAGCCACCGCTAA